The Manduca sexta isolate Smith_Timp_Sample1 unplaced genomic scaffold, JHU_Msex_v1.0 HiC_scaffold_3883, whole genome shotgun sequence DNA segment CGTGGTGCGTGGGTGAACGCGGCTCGGTGGGAGTGAGCGGCGCGCTCGCCATGAAGCACCTCGCGCCCAGCTCCGCGCCTACGGGCGGCGCGCTCGCTACACGCCCGCCGCATCAGGTAATATCACCATTCATTCGTTCACTTCgttctttattttcatttattcattcaaTATAACTCATATTCGTATAATATGTTCATTCCTTTAACCATTCAAAATTACTACTGTTTTATCTAGTAAAGCAAAGGTgtagtttgtcactttctacGAGTAACCGTGccccaaatattaaaaaaaagtctcCCACGTGGTTATGTCTCGACTTCCTTGGTACCTcgcaattaatttgaaattatttagtaatggtgtttttaatgttacagTTCTCCGGTTTCAAGAAACTGATGCTCGGCGTGTACGCTCCGATAGTGTTGCTGATCATCGTCGCCATGATCTACATTGTTGCGCGCGCGCCCTCGGGGAATCCTACACATCCATACTCGGAGCGTAACGACGATATTCCAGACTTTAAGTACTAAAATCACCAATACTGATTCAGTACTATTGATGACTGCAAAATGATTACTACTTACTTATTACTTTGTGTGTGTTCTGTATGTGAAATTCTCGCAGGAAACAGTGATGCAGTTTTAATCATGTTCTTaacaaaaacattgtttataaaaattcgGAAACTTTGGCTTTACATTTCACATACAATTCTgtaacattacattacattcgTTCAATCATTCAACTTTTTcgacatttattaattaatccgCGAGAATGAGGTTTCATCTACTTATtcttttaatacatttgttttcataaaaaggGCAAAGGTTCTCTCCCACGCAGTCTAGCTTTGACAACTTAGGTATAGACGTTGCAATTTACACGAGtcgaatttataaaacaaatgacaactgaatttaaaattagaagaaACGTATCTTTTATGTACATAAGCCTAATTCCGCTGATTTGTGTAATGGCGTGGTTATACAGTACacgaaatattaacaatttattataaatcactTAACTATGACTAGTGCAAGGTCTTTGTTAGACCATACGTAGATCATGGTGCAATCGATTGATAACTAAACGAAAATGATTAGACTAAACCAAAACAGAtgaaacacaaagaaaaaatatattttaagttcgaCTAATAATAAGAAATCGTAGTTTTAAAATTCACAAGTAGAATCGTAAAGTGTGGTGTGGCTCGGAGATAAAAAACACTACCATATTTCATATTAGGTATACTTGTCTGTGCTATTATCATTTTATCACTCATTATCTATGGTtgtaattcaataattaaaatctcGTAAAATGTTGTGCTTTAGGTACTCAtactaataattgtttttttataataatttattatgcaaacTTTTCTATTTATCTACAATAGTAAatgtaagttaattttatacatcaaaGTACTTAAGTATTAAATGATGTTAAAATTTGTATAGTAATCATAATTATGGTGCGTACACTGTAAAACACTtaagaaattataatgtaaGAAATAATATCACATTACATATTAAGAAATTACATTCACCTAAATTCGGACCTGGAAATGAGCGATACTCTTTTCAAAAGGTCATTCTGAGACATAATCAGTGCGCTCTATTCTTAAAAGAGgtgcctaatttttttttgttatgcatTTTTCATCTTTATTACAATCAATATAAGGCCAGCCTGATAGGTATGCCCTACTCTAAAACTAAAGAGGTTCAGAAAGAGAGAGTCAGAAAAGTATTTTCTCACCTTGTAATAATTTGTGTTACCAGCGATTCGCATGCTGAGTGATTACTGATTGGTAACAATTCCatgatcaataatattataaaaggtaATTGATCCTGCAACTTAAATATAACATTGGGTTGcattaaaataatcttcaatattgacagttgttccatttataaatcaaagtattaaatattagtacATTAGCATTGAAAATGCTGTATATTTTGGAAACCAATGCACGGCGTTACATTATAAGTACGTAAACTGGAATGTGATACTTCATAGCATGATGTTaatgttgtaaaattatattttaattttatgctattatttatgaattaaaataaaatgaatcttTAATGTTCATGTCTTTTATTATAATGGATACTACTAAGTGTTTCTGTAAGTATAGTATGAAAGCCTTAAagctaaatatttaataaaaataataacagtaacACAGGTAccttcataatatatatatattagtggAAAGATATTGAAGCTATATTACTACTTACAAATTCAGtactagttttaaatataagcaATCCACTGTtgcttttaaatatgtattattaagtaatcacaataattttaactaaaatttacttGCAATAAATACAACCTTGTAATTACCCATCTATTTACTTATTGTAAGTCTAGCTCAATAAGTTGAAAAATATCGTTATATTGCTTATTCTTGCTGAGCCAGTTCAGATTATGCGTAATATAGTTTGTAATTATTGCCAAATAGGTTTATTTtcattccattaaaaaaaaaattgagacaCCAGAGTTACtcttgcatttattttaaacagcaCTGAGTGAGGGTAATTATTTTCGCCCTTGGTAcgaaatataagttttcaaacCCTTTCATATTTAGCAGTGTTAGAGAATCataatagattaaataaaacaagtcattaaatatatatgaagattattaacttttaatgtATATCAACTGTCTTCTTTAGGTATTTGTGAATCTTCAACAGTCAGTGGCGGGCACATATACTTTGAATGAGAATTCAGTTCTTGGAAACGAACCAGGATTGATTATACGGCAGTTCTGATACACTCGTGAGTATGGCTGAAAGTGATCAGCTATCACAACCATGTCCGGCATTGGGTACAAGCTTAGAGCATCCGTATGCTTCCACAATACAGGCTGCACTCCTAGTGGAAGCGGACACAGTGTGCATTGACTGAACAAAGTTTTAACTAAATGATCCGGTACATCCCTGATTCTGGAAAGTGGATTGTGTTACGGCACATCTTCATCATCAAATCTTGTCTAGTAACAACCAACTCCTGTGTGCAGTACTGTATACGACATGGGTTTGTGGTAAAGATCACAATGTCTTGTAATTTGTCCCTTATTTCTTGCGTGACAGAGTTTGGTAGTGCCTGTCTTGGCAGTATATTTCCTGAACACGGATCAGATCTTCCCGGTACAAAGATGAATTTACAGGTCTCTTTAAGCCTACTAAATTGGTTGATAATGTCAGCCAAAGTATTCAATGCCCTTTTGAGTTGTAAGCAATGCTCTTGGCCATACGGACGAGATAGGAAATCTCCCATCAGAACTATAGCTACAGGTGGGTAATCATTGTAACCtgcaaataatgtttttaatttattcaaaatcttttCTTTATCAAGCCAGACATCTGCAAGAAATATTATCATATCATCTTTGTGTTCTTGTTCCACCTGCAATAGCGCTTTAGAATTTTTAAGTAAAGTTTTAGAACTTCCACCAAATGTGTTCATATTGCCGAAGTAAGTAAGGGATGTCGCTCTACTCTCTGGAGGGGGTAAGACTAGGCCtttaacatgaaatattttgtcttcATAATATCCTTCAGCTAGAACGTAACTAAATTCCGTGAATAAACCTGAATGATATTTTGTTCGAGTCAAGTCAATCTCTATGCCTCCTGTAGGGTCTTCCAagaaatattttccttcaacCAACTGACTTAATAATCCCAAAACAACAACTTCATTAAGCCTACTTGATGAACTTAAAAGCACTTCTATTTTCTGCAAATTAAAACACTGATCACTGTCACAAGATGGCAATGCTGTTTTAGCAAACAACTTGTTCCTAACAGTTCTTTGCCAGATCATTGTGTATCTGTCTAACAAAAATTTTGCCTTCCATTTTTGATCTGGAAACAAACTCTTGTTCGTGACCGTGTCGATGTAATATCGTTTTTTATCGTTATCGTAACACAGTTTGGGAACACTAAACGCGTCGATAACATTTAATACAGTTTCTGTTTGCTCCAATCCAGACGTAGAACACTCCTTATATGCTAATTCTATTAGTTCTTTCTCTATGACTGGGTGCGATATCCTCTGTTTTAGTAAGTAAGCAATCACTTGGTCCAACATTTCTTGTCGATCATCTGGTGGTAAAAAAGTTAATTGCTCGGCCACATACATGTTTGCTTCTTTGCGTAACATAAATCCACTGATTTTGAATGCATTGTTGATATCAAGGCGTAGTTGTTGCATTTTGGTAACGAATAAcgacttattttaataattcactgatcataatatttataagctgCTCCCGCGCAAACTACAAGTTGGTgtaattgacatttgacaacTGAGCCTATGACACTGACAGATACaccctttttttttaaatatgactgTGGTATAGTTATTATGCAACCTAATTAGGTTTTACTAGTTCGACTTAACTATATTTCCTTAATTTTAGAAATCGACTCAACATGCACTGAAGATGGAAATACAAATCCCAAATATATTTAGCTTTTAATTTTTCGGGACATTTTCCTATAATCCGCGATGTATCATATGTGTTTGATATCTAttgaaatagtaatattatttttgtgttttggcATCACTGCATAGCAGGCGATAATCATCCGATTTGACGTCAGAGCTGTGatgtaaaatagtatttatttacaagtgTTTTGTTCGCAATATTTTCATTCGTAAGCATTTATTTGTGCGTAAAATAAGTTCGCGATAAATGGCCTTCGTAGAACAGTAAACATTCGCGTATTACGTCTCGGTGAATGCAAACGCTGTGATATCTTCGTAACCGATAAACGAAATATTCAGTAATTAATCTATTTTCGCGCACTCGTAGAATAAAATAAACGCCTAGAAAATAGTGAATTAGCAGtgcgatattaaaatgtctTTGGGCAGTCAGTGGCGTATAATAAGGCACTATTTGTCGTTAACCAATTTAAACAGTGAAGTGGAGAAATTAGTGCAAAAATTTAAGCCAACGTCTCGGAGCAATGGGAAAGTATGTATTAGTTTCGTGTTCACGTCCTTggtgtcatttaaaataatatgtgcgCCAACTTTTCAAACACTCGTTAAATATTGAAACAAGATTTTCGC contains these protein-coding regions:
- the LOC119193284 gene encoding LOW QUALITY PROTEIN: DNA polymerase epsilon subunit 2-like (The sequence of the model RefSeq protein was modified relative to this genomic sequence to represent the inferred CDS: inserted 3 bases in 2 codons) gives rise to the protein MQQLRLDINNAFKISGFMLRKEANMYVAEQLTFLPPDDRQEMLDQVIAYLLKQRISHPVIEKELIELAYKECSTSGLEQTETVLNVIDAFSVPKLCYDNDKKRYYIDTVTNKSLFPDQKWKAKFLLDRYTMIWQRTVRNKLFAKTALPSCDSDQCFNLQKIEVLLSSSSRLNEVVVLGLLSQLVEGKYFLEDPTGGIEIDLTRTKYHSGLFTEFSYVLAEGYYEDKIFHVKGLVLPPPESRATSLTYFGNMNTFGGSSKTLLKNSKALLQVEQEHKDDMIIFLADVWLDKEKILNKLKTLFAGYNDYPPVAIVLMGDFLSRPYGQEHCLQLKRALNTLADIINQFSRLKETCKFIFVPGRSDPCSGNILPRQALPNSVTQEIRDKLQDIVIFTTNPCRIQYCTQELVVTRQDLMMKMCRNTIHFPESXDVPDHLVKTLFSQCTLCPLPLGVQPVLWKHTDALSLYPMPDMVVIADHFQPYSRVYQNCRIINPGSFPRTEFSFKVYVPATXTVEDSQIPKEDS